The window AAGCAGAAAGTCCTCGCTGGTGTTTCGATCCATCGAAACTAGCGGAAAACCTTGGGCGGCCGCGATCAACGGGCTCGCGCTCGGCGGCGCCTTTGAGCTCACGCTGTCCTGCCATTACCGCGTTGCCGCCGACAATCCGAAGACGCGTCTCGGCCTGCCCGAGGTAAAAGTCGGCCTGTTCCCCGGCGCCGGCGGCACCCAGCGCGTGCCGCGCATCGTGCCGCCGCAGGATGCGATGCAGATGCTCCTAAAGGGCGAGGCGGTCAATCTCGCCAAGGCCAAGGCCCTAAAACTGATCGACGCCATCGTCCCCGCTTCCGATCTCATCAAATCGGCAAAAGACTGGATCAAGGGCGGCGGCACGGCTGTCGCGCCCTGGGACACCAAGGAATTCAGGCTGCCGGGAGGCCCGGTCTATTCGAAGGCCGGCATGATGATGTTCCCGGCCGGCAACGCGATCTTCCGCCGCGAAACGTTTGATAATTATCCGGCGGCGCGCGCGATCATGCAGTGCGTTTACGAAGGCCTGCAGTTACCGATCGATGCCGCGTTGCGGGTGGAGTCGCGCTATTTCACGCAAATCCTGCGCTCCAAGGAAGCGGCGGCAATGATCCGCAGCCTGTTCCTGTCGATGCAGGAATTGAACAAGGGCGCGCGGCGTCCGCAAAACGTGCCGCCGACCAAAGTGAAAAAACTCGCGGTGATCGGCGCCGGCTTCATGGGCGCCAGCGTCGGCTATGTCTCGGCGCGCGCCGGCATCGACGTGGTCCTGATCGACCGCGATCAGGAGAGCGCCGACAAGGGCAAGGGCCACGCCAAGGCCGTGATCGACGATCTGATCAAGAAGGGCCGCGCGAAGGAAAGCGATAGCGATGCAATCCTGTCGAAGATCACCGCGACCGCTGACTACAACGCGCTGAAGGATTGCGATCTCATCATCGAAGCCGTGTTCGAGGATCGAAAAGTAAAGGCGGAAACCTACGCCAAGGCGCAGCCGCTCTTGAAGAGTGATGCGATCTTTGCCTCCAACACCTCGACCTTGCCGATCAATTCGCTGGCCGAGGAATTCAAGGACCAGGGCAAGTTCATCGGCATTCACTTTTTCTCGCCGGTCGAGAAGATGATGCTGGTGGAGATCATCGTCGGCAAGAACACCGGCGATGTCGCGCTCGCGACCGCGCTCGACTACGTGCGCGTGATCGGCAAGACCCCGATCGTGGTCAATGATTCCCGCGGCTTCTTCGCCAACCGCTGCGTGCTTCGTTTTACCGCCGAGGGCCTGGAAATGCTGATGGAAGGCGTGCCGCCGGCGATGATCGAGAATACCGCCAAGATGGCGGGCATGCCGGTCGGGCCGTTGTCGCTGTCCGATGAGGTCGCGCTCGATCTCGTACTGAAGATCATGAAGGCCACAGAGGCCGATCTCGGCGCCAACGCCATCGACCAGGCCCAGAAGAAACTTCTGGTCGAGATGGTCGAGAAGCAGGGCCGTTTCGGCCGCAAGAACGGCAAGGGCTTTTACGATTATCCGGAAAAGGGCAAAGGCCAGAAGAGCCTGTGGTCGGAATTGGGCGGGCTGCAGCCAAAACATCTCGATCCCGATACGCTCGACGTCGAAGAATTGAAGCAGCGCTTTCTCGTCGTGCAGGCGGTGGAAGCCGCGCGCACAGTGGAGGATCACGTCATCACCGATATGCGCGAAGCCGATGTCGGCTCGATTCTCGGTTTTGGTTTTGCCCCGTTCACCGGCGGCACGCTGTCCTATATCGACTTCATGGGCACCAAGAATTTTGTCGCGCTGTGCCACAGACTGGAAGCCAAATACGGCTCGCGCTTCACTCCGCCGAAATTGTTGGAAGAGATGGCGGCCAAGGGCGAGACGTTTTACGGCCGCTTCCCGCCGAAGAAGCTGGCGGCGTAAAAAATTCGCGCGAGCCCCCATGCGCCGATCTCTTCGCCTCTCCCGCGTGCGGGGGAGGCCGACGCGCGAAGCGCGGCGGGTGGGGGCTCTCTCCGCGAATTCCAGCATCCGCTATGCGGCAACGCCCCCACCCCGGCCCTCCCCCGCAAGCGCGGGAGGGGGAGAAGAATACACGACAACAAAAAAAGCCGGATCGTCGATCCGGCCTTTTCTCATCAACCGTCAAGAAAACTCACGCCGCCTTCATCAGGCCTTCCTTGGTCAGCGCTTCCTGGACCATCGGGCGCGCGCCGACGCGGGTCTTGTAGGCCAGCAGGTTCGGCATTGCCGACAGGTCAAATTTCATCCGGTCGGCCCAGGCCAGCATCGTGAACAGATAGCCGTCGGCGACGGTGAACTGCTTGCCCATCAGATAATCCCGGCCGGCAAGCTGGCTGTCGATATATTTGAACTTGCCCATCACCCGGTCCTTGAAAAAGGCCTTGGCGTCGTCCGCCAGCACCGGCGAGAACAGCGGGCCGAAATTCTTGTGCACTTCCGAGGTGATGAAGTTCAGCCACTCCAGCAGCTTGTAGCGCTCGGCGCTGTCGCGGGCGGGTGCGAGGTTCTTGGAGGCCGCCTTGTCGGCGATCATCTGCACGATGACCGGGCCTTCGGTCACCAATTCGCCGCTGTCGAGGGCGAGCGCTGGCACCTGGCCCTTGGGATTGACCTTCAGGTAGTCGTCGCCGTTCTCGAGCTTCTTGGCCTTGAGATCGACCTTGACCAGGTCGTAGGGCAGACCTGCTTCCAGCAGCGCGATGTGGGGGGAGAGCGAGCAGGCTCCCGGCGAATAATACAGTTTCATCGGAATTTTCCTTCCCTTGGATTATTGGGTATGGGAGCTAGAGCCTCGTCGGGGCTGATCGGGTCAGAACCGACCGGGCTCTAAATTCGCATTTTGACGCGTTTTCTTCACGCGAACCGGTACCTACCTCGCTTGAAAACGCCATTAAATGACTAAATGCATCTGCATGAAAGAGTCAAGATTGATGCAGCTGCATTTAGTGCGGTAGACTGACCGGTGACATCTATAGGCCAGACCATGAAACGCAAACCATCGACCGAGGCGACCGCCGCCTGGATTCGCCTGATGCGGGTCCAGAGCCGGGTGCTGGACGCCGTCGAGCAGGAGCTGAAGAAAGCCGGTTTCCCGCCGCTGGCCTGGTACGACGCGCTGCTGGAGCTTTCGCGCGCGCCGACCGGAGAGATGCGCCCGGTGGAGCTGGAAAAGCAGATGCTGATCCCGCAATATTCGACCTCGCGGCTGATCGACCGGCTGGTCGACGAGGGCCTCGCCGCGCGGCGCGAATGCAAGATCGACAAGCGCGGCCAGTTCGTCGAGATCACGGAAGCCGGGCGCGAATTGCAGAAGAAGATGTGGAACGCCTATTCGGCCGCGATCGAAAAGCATGTCGGCTCGAAACTGTCCGATGCGGATGCTATAAAGCTCTGCGGTCTGCTCGACCGGCTGGGCTGCTCGTGCGGCGAGGCGCAAATGGCAGCCGCAAGAGACGGCGCGCCCGCACGATGATATTGCTTTTGCCCACTGCATCCCCGGACCTGATGGTCCAGGGATGCCCCCGTCACCGCGCGCGTTCGGTCGAAGCGCCCTTCATCCGGAATTTTCATGGCGCGTGACCAGATCGATATGACGCCGCTGCAATCGCGCAACGAGTTGGTGGCGTGGCTGGAAGCGGGCGTCAAGCCGCCTTCCGAGTTCCGGATCGGCACCGAACACGAAAAGACGCCGTTCACGCTGTCCGGCCATCAACCGGTGCCTTACGAAGGCGCGCGCGGCATCGGCGCGCTGCTCGAAGGCATGCAGCTGCTGCTCGGCTGGGAGCCGATCATGGAGCGCGGCAACATCATCGGGCTCTACGACGTCACCGGCGGCGGCGCGATTTCGCTGGAGCCGGGAGGACAGTTCGAATTATCCGGCGC is drawn from Bradyrhizobium lablabi and contains these coding sequences:
- a CDS encoding 3-hydroxyacyl-CoA dehydrogenase NAD-binding domain-containing protein → MAFKNFKIETDADGIALVTWDIPGRSMNVLDETTITELEEIVKQTSADAAVKGVVVTSGKEAFSAGADLSMLEGMNRRYTDLLKAKGEVAANQMLFDESRKSSLVFRSIETSGKPWAAAINGLALGGAFELTLSCHYRVAADNPKTRLGLPEVKVGLFPGAGGTQRVPRIVPPQDAMQMLLKGEAVNLAKAKALKLIDAIVPASDLIKSAKDWIKGGGTAVAPWDTKEFRLPGGPVYSKAGMMMFPAGNAIFRRETFDNYPAARAIMQCVYEGLQLPIDAALRVESRYFTQILRSKEAAAMIRSLFLSMQELNKGARRPQNVPPTKVKKLAVIGAGFMGASVGYVSARAGIDVVLIDRDQESADKGKGHAKAVIDDLIKKGRAKESDSDAILSKITATADYNALKDCDLIIEAVFEDRKVKAETYAKAQPLLKSDAIFASNTSTLPINSLAEEFKDQGKFIGIHFFSPVEKMMLVEIIVGKNTGDVALATALDYVRVIGKTPIVVNDSRGFFANRCVLRFTAEGLEMLMEGVPPAMIENTAKMAGMPVGPLSLSDEVALDLVLKIMKATEADLGANAIDQAQKKLLVEMVEKQGRFGRKNGKGFYDYPEKGKGQKSLWSELGGLQPKHLDPDTLDVEELKQRFLVVQAVEAARTVEDHVITDMREADVGSILGFGFAPFTGGTLSYIDFMGTKNFVALCHRLEAKYGSRFTPPKLLEEMAAKGETFYGRFPPKKLAA
- the gstA gene encoding glutathione transferase GstA — its product is MKLYYSPGACSLSPHIALLEAGLPYDLVKVDLKAKKLENGDDYLKVNPKGQVPALALDSGELVTEGPVIVQMIADKAASKNLAPARDSAERYKLLEWLNFITSEVHKNFGPLFSPVLADDAKAFFKDRVMGKFKYIDSQLAGRDYLMGKQFTVADGYLFTMLAWADRMKFDLSAMPNLLAYKTRVGARPMVQEALTKEGLMKAA
- a CDS encoding MarR family winged helix-turn-helix transcriptional regulator, yielding MKRKPSTEATAAWIRLMRVQSRVLDAVEQELKKAGFPPLAWYDALLELSRAPTGEMRPVELEKQMLIPQYSTSRLIDRLVDEGLAARRECKIDKRGQFVEITEAGRELQKKMWNAYSAAIEKHVGSKLSDADAIKLCGLLDRLGCSCGEAQMAAARDGAPAR